DNA sequence from the Candidatus Saccharimonadia bacterium genome:
CAGATGGATTTCAGTAACCGGCGCATGTTGAGCAATGAAAATATCGATGATTGCCCAACCGCAACCCAAATCTAAAAGCGAATGTGGTGCAAGTTTTTCAATAACAGGCTTCATACATTCAAACTGAATGGTCGCTTGGTCTACCCGCGTGTTACCAATTACTTTACCAATACGTTCGACGACAACACGCGGATAAACTATCATGTTTTAGATTTCCTTGAACAACAGAGCAACAGCCAAAGTCGCTTCCGCTTCTTCGAGAGTTGGGCTGTAGAAACGAACGGAAGGAAACGGAGGTTCGATAATTATATTGTTGTCAGGGTTTCCAATATTTATCGAAACACTCGCGGAATTTTTATTACTGAAATTGAACTTACTCAACGCACCAACACCTAAAGTTGTCGCATGAATTGAAAGCAATTCACAATCGACAGCTTCGAAAACATCTCCAGAAACAGAACCCATGGCGTCAGTCAATTCAAGATCCCATTCGATCGTAAACAACTTGTTACCAACGTTAGTTTTTGTATATGGAACAGTCATTTCCACCTCATACAGAAATCGTGTTTAATCTTCCATTCGACCGTTGCGCCCCACTTCTCTAGCATGGTCACAGTGGCGCGTTGTTCCAAACCATACCGACTTTCATGTTTCTGCTCGACCACTATCACCGGCCGGTCGCGGCGAATTGTTTCTTCGCCTCCCTCGACGACGAATGTTTCGAACCCCTCGACATCAATTTTGATGAAGTCGACCTGCGTCAACTTAAAATCATCAAGAGTCCGCATGTCGATTTCAACTTCACCACGCACATCAGCCGGTGAAATATGCGAACCAAACGGGTGTTTTAAGTTATCCAAATATGCAATCCCGTTTAGATTGCCGATCGCAACTGACGAAACCTTCACCGACGGTCGATTGATGACATTTTCGCGTAGCGCGATAACACTATCCGGATGCGGTTCGAAAGCTGTTATCCACTCAAAGACGGCGACAAGTTGAATCGTCCAAAGTCCAATGTTTGCACCCACGTCGAGCGCATGGCGACGCTGACGACAGAACGGCAATGCCCGCGCCAACCGATCGCCCTGGTAAGGTTCGGGTGCCGCAAGGATTTTCTGCATCTTCCGATCGTAATCCACAAACTTCATTGCCAATGCGCCTCACCGCGCTTCACGTATCCGCGCGGCGTGCGACCGCCGGCTTTGAATTTCCCTTTGGCGTGGTCGAGACGTTCGGCCAGCCGAGAATAAACGAACGGATGTGACGACCGCCGCGCCATATCGTTGCCGGATAGGCTGACAGGTTTAGGAAAGTCCCCCCGCGCGACCGCACGCGCAACAAGCTGTTGCAACACAAAGCTGTCGTGGGTTTCCTGGAACTTGAAAACGTAATCGGTCGCATAGACGTCGCGAAACCAGGTCATGAACGGCACATGCGCCGGGTGCGTCTCGTTGAACACCACGAACCCGCATTCTGGATACCAGGCCGCACGATCGAGCCAGGCCATGTAAAACGCCGGGTCCTTCACCAGGGATTGCAGCCAATCGAGCGTCACGGTTGCGTGTGTCACCACGTCCGCATCGCACATGATCAACCAACCCGGCGCGGCCGGCGGCCGCGCGGCCGCGTCAGTCAGCGCCGCGACCTTGTGCGCGAACCGAACGCAATCGCGGCGATAGCTATACGGCTTGCCCTTACGCAGGTCGATCTTGCCGAACCGCGCTTTGTTCCGCCCGTGCGCGTCCGGGTTGTCGGCGTGCCGGACCTTCCAAGCTTCAAACCATTCCGGCAACTGGCGTTGGACGACGCCGGCAACGTCGACCGTGAACCCTTCGGCGTAAACCTCAAGCGTCGCCTGCTTCGGCCAGTGCTCGACGAAGGTTTCCGCCATACGCCGGCCGGTCTGTTTCCAGCCTTCCGCGTTGCATGTGCTGACGATTCTAATCTGCATAGGTCGCCCGTATGATGAGATCCGGCCGCGTCTCGAAACGATTCAATTTGGCATCCCACCAACTCGACGGTTGCACGGTGAGGTGAACGTTTTCGCCGTTGTCGAACACCTTTCCGGCAAGCCTGGTGCTGATGTGAAAATAAGCGAACACCGGTCCGGTCTGATGCAAAGACCCGAAAATGTCGGCAAGGATCATGTCGACATCGTCCGGGTCAATGTGTTCCATGACGTCGGTACAGATGACACCGCCGAATGTACCGTCTGGTTTATTGCCGATCTGTAGAACACCCGGATCATAGCAATAAGGAAGGAGGCCGCCCCATTGATCATGAATCCGTTTTTCTAAGTATTGGTAGCCTTTACCAGATCCATAATCTAGCAATCGATCAGGTTTCGACCACTCGACTAATTTTCTTATTTCTCTGATTTGTGCCTGACTTACTTTACCAGAGAAATGTTTTTCATATGTCGCGTGATGTTCCCGGTACAACTTCGCGTAATTGCGTTTTAATTTCATTGACGCCCCATCCGCTCGCGATCTCACTTGCGCGAAATTGACAGTAAGCTAGACTGGCAAGCAGCGATAGACGCCCCCCGTCTGGTGCAAGTAGCGGGTCCTCTATGTCGTCGATCTGGCGCGACGATATGGGACCCGCGATCGCGTCGCCGAGCACGATCGACGGCACGCCGGCAAGCATCGCCTCAAAGCAAGCATTCGAGCCGTAAGTGATCAGCGCATGTGCATCGTCCAAGATCTCGTAAATTGATTTATGCCGAGACAAGGTCGTTCCCGCAACTGGTACCACGTCGGACATCGAAGGCTTGGGACGATACCAAATCTTGCGCGTGCATCCTGCCGCACGAATATCACGCACAATCTCGGCGACATATTCGGCCGGCTCCGGAAGATCATGCGTGATGTAATATTTACGGCCACCGCCCGCGATGATCACAGGGGAAGCGGGGTGCGGTTGACGCCATGGTTTTGGGTTCCATCCTTGCGCGGCCGCACGCGCGTAGTCGCGCGGGATTTTGCCGAGATAGTCAGTCGGCTGGTGCGCGTCGATCGCCATGCGCCACCAATCATCCCGGCGATCATATCCTTTGTCGAAGATCAGGACCCGTTGACCGGCCGCGACGCAGGCTTCACGCAGCACGATCGACTTGAGCCCGACCATAATCGCGACATCAGCCGGGATAGGGTTCCCCCTGTTCGGCGCGACCGTGACATGATCGCCAGTTATGCGGCACCCTTTCACCCAAGCTTCGCAAAGGGGTGCTTCGCGCGACTTGCCTTCCGCGATGTAGAAAACGAACTTCATCAGTGACACCCTCGTTTAAAACACGGAACCGGAAGATTCTGCTTGTCGAGGGTGAACCCCTCACCGCCGCATCCACGATCACCGCGAAACCACATCCATAGCCGACCAAGCCACCACCTCACTCGATGATCCTCCGGATATGTTCCCAGGCCGCGCCGGAGCGCATCTCCGACGGCGCCCATTGCGCATAAGCGACATCGGCGAGCAGGGCCCGGCGTTCGTCGAGCGACAGTACCGGCGCGCGCTGCGCGACCGCGTCGAGCATCGACGGCACCGACACCATTTTGCCGACACCCTTCGCCGCCCATGACGGTACCGCCGCAACCAAGCCATCGACCGCGACGTTTGAATGATGGGTGACGATCATGCCAACGCGCTTAAGAACATCGGCAATCGGCTCGATCGCGTCCAAGCTCGCCGGCTTGGGTCGATAGATCACCTCGACCGTGGGAAATTCTTTCTTGATCTGGGCAACCGTGCGAAGTTCCCACTCTAGCGGCTTGAACCCATGGGTTCCGGCCGCCTTGCCAGACATGCCGGCGACCAGCACCGCGCCCGGCTGCTCGCCGGTGCGGTTCGGCGCGACCTCGATTCCCAGATCATCCCACCGATCGGCCGGCATGCCGCGCGCCATGGTGTCGGCGGTGTCCCAACCATCCACCGAAAGCCGGTGATGTCCCTCCCGCGCGCCGCCCTTGTCGCCGACCGGCTTGCGGTTGAAATAACCCATGTCGAAATAAGCGAAATGGCCGCCCGCTCGCCGATATGCGGTAAAAACCGCTTCGTGGTTCCAGCCGTATGCGATGACAACATCGGCGACCACGTCACCGGTCCACCGCCTTAAGATTGGCGCGCGGATGCCATGCACGGTCAACCCTATCTGCATGGCATCCGCGATATGGTTGGCACGGCCGTTTTGCGGGAAGGCGTAAAGAGCGACTTTCATTTCTTGGGCACCTTCATAAGCATCCGGAAAGGTTCACCGCTGGAGATCTCGGCGACCGTCCATTGTGACCATGCCATACGCTCAAACATCGGCACGCGATCGCCGAGGAACGGGTTCTCGATCGTGTCGAACCCGAACCGCGCAGCCGGCGCACCTATCCAGCCGGGAAGCTCATAAAACGCCGGCACGCCGAGCATGATGGATTTTAGCGCCGCGCCCGAACCCCAAGTCACCACGGCGTGACATCCCGCGAGCGCGGGCGCCAGCGGCTTGGCGAGCGACTTCAATCCAGGGTGAGGCCGAACCCGGATCTCGCGCCGCGTCACCTTCTTCAAACGCTCGACGATCAGGCGCGGCCAGCTCGCCGGCATGGCCACGCCAGGCGCACCGATGCCACGTTGCGGCAACACCAGGATGAAACCGCCTTCCTCCCGCCACGGCCTCAGATTTTGGCCCATGAGCGGAAAACGCGCGGTTTCCCCCTGATACCAGCGACCGCACCCGTTGTGATGGTCGATCGCCAGGCTGAACCATTGATGGCCGTCCTGGTCGACCGCGTCCGTATAGCCGTTCTCGGCGACGATGATCCGAGAATGTGCATGGTCATGCCGCCGCGCTTCATACTGAAATTGACTGCCGCGATTCCAGATAACAAGAATGTCGTCGCGGTCGATCTTCCTAAGCGGTTTGGTAGTTACGATGTAACCGGCGGCCGCGAGCCCTTTTATAAAAGCTTCGTGCCTATAATGCACACTCGTTCTTATTAAACAAACCGCAGTCGGCATAAGGGTAAGCTCTCAAAATACTATTTCGTGCGACGTTTAAGACTTCAATGCCCCAAGATCTTAGAATTCCAGCTTGCCGGTCGAGGTCGTTCGCCCATTTCTTAAATTCAAAAGCACTTGGATTGCGAAGTCCCGGCCCATGGTCCGGATGCCAGTGCGCCCCGCAATAATCCAGACATAGCAATATCTTAGACGCCCCAAACTGCGCCGCAAGATTAACCGCCTGAAATCCTGAATTGCCACCATAACCGACGGTGCCGACCGGCTGCCTGATCATTTCTGTTAGCCTAAGTTTTGTCGGACCCTTCGCAATGGTCACAGGGTAGACGCCTGAGTCCAAATAACGAATGTGATCATCGGCGCAGAACCGCCAACCATCGAACTTGCGTGCGCGCGGGTACGCGCGCCAGAAACCTGAATCGGCCGCGTAAAGGACTTCGGCCGATGGCATCAATTCGAATGACCGGTTTATCGCGATCACCCGCACCGCTCCCGGCCGGAGCGTATCGGCCACCGTCTTCGCCGACATACCAGCGCCGAGAACCAAGACGGTTTCCCCACGCCAGTCCGGGAACGTGTCTCGCTCGCCGGCTGGCGTGCGTGCGGACGCGCTTATGCGTTTCCCGGTATCTTGGGCGGCCGTCCGGGTCCACGCTTCTCCGGTTCTGGTGCCGGCGCGGGCGGAGCTACCGGCGCGGCGAGCACACTGGCGGCTGGTGGTGCTGGTGGAGCGACAGGTGCAACGGGTGCGGCTGGCGCCACCGGGGCATTCATCGCGTGCTCGATCCGGGAAATAACCCGCTTCACCTTACCACGACGTTCCCACCGCGCAGCCGTGGCTTCGTTGACGTCCTGGATCGTCCCCTTAGCGATTCTGGTAGCCTTTCGGGTCCCGTCTTCGTTCGCGACTTCGTATTCGGCGTCCTCGATAAATTCGATCTTTGGCATATCACCCACCAGAAAAAACCGACACAATCGCCGGTTGCTTACGTGTCATTGCTGTAAGTGTATTCCCGGCGACGATCGTTTGTCGCCGGGTTTCGTTCGGAAGGGGAAAGATTAGTTCGCGATAGCGCCGTCCGTGACAAAGCCACCGAAGCGCGCACCGAGCAGAATGGCAACCGCTTGAATGACGTTCGACGCGGCGTTGCCGATGACCAGTTCGACGCAATCGAAATCGTTCTTGAAATCGAGATCTTCGCGCTTGATGTCGATCATATAGCTGTCGCGGACGCTGTTCGTCGCATCGGTCGTGAACGTGTTCGCCGAGACTGTAAATGACGCCCATGTGTTGACCGGAGCGGCTTGGTTGCCGTTGGCGAGCGACCGAAACGCTTTGGTGAACGCCAGCGCTTTGGCGCCCGTGCCGGCGACATCGGTCGACTGGTTCAACGAAATCACGGAACCGTTGCCGGCCGATTTGTTCTGAAACAGCAAAATCGCCGCGCGCTCATAGTTTTTCATGCTGAAACGTTCGGCGGTCGAACCAGATGGAGCCGCCGCGCCAAACAAGTTGACGATCGTTCCGACCTCAAGAAGATGATAATTCCAGGCTTCGGGCATTGGAAAGTCCTTTTCAGATGATCACAGGGTACCGGTAGCCTCGGATTAAGCTACCGGTTCACGAGTATTAGGTGCGATCCTCTATTGCCACCGCCCAAGACCGGGTGTTGTTTCCGAACTGCGGCGAGACTGCATTTTTCCACATCGGCTGACCGGTGATGCGGAAAACGAACCGGAACGCGGTGATGTCCTGGTCGAAATACAGATGAATGGAAACGTCAGTCTTGATATCGGTACCCTTGGTCACCGTCATATACTGTGACAGATCCGCAAGGATGATATCGCCGAAGTCACCCAGGGTCGACATTGCTTCGACCGGCACCACTGGGCGGCCCATCAACGTCGAAAAAGGAGTCGCCGAGAACCCGCCGACGGGAACATAGAGCGGAACCGGGAAACCCGAATTCGAATCAGGGAACGACAGGAACGAAAGCTGAGGTTCGATGTCCTGATTGATCAACCAGACGGCGTTGCGACGAAGCGGAGCATAAAGCCGCGCCCACATCTTCGCAATATTCGCGCCGACGACACTATCCGCGTTCTGCGAAACCTCTTTCGAGATCGTGATGAGCGAACTCGCGCTCATGATACCGAGCGGCTTGCCGACACCGTTGCCGCGAATGATCGCGGTGTTCAGCTTCGACACCATCTTCTGAGGCGCTTTCGTCCGCAACCAACCTTCGAGCGCCGGAGCATCCTCCAAAAGCTCGTCAGTGACCGGGACGAAACAAATCAGCTTATTCAACCGGGAGGTTTTGGGTTCGAAAAGCGGTTTGCTCGGAGTCTTGGCGCCACCTTCGCTCTCCCAATAGGCTTGAATCCCGTTGGTGGTATCCCAAGGCGCCGTTTCGTCAGCCGGAATGGTGATCGAGTTGGACGACGTCACGAAACCTTCGGTCCGGGTCAGCAACGATTCCTCGCCGGTGATCTTTGTCCAGATCTGGTCGCGAAAATCGGGCGGAACGACGAAACCACCATCGGCGCCGGTACCCTCGTTGCCAAAGGTCGTCGCGGCGTTGTTCAACTGCTCGCGCGCGGTGTCGCCCGCCCGACCTTCGTCGACCTGTGCTTTCCGCACCAACTGCGCAAACGTGCCGAAGCTGGCGAAACCGTGCGTCTTGTCGAGCCTGGTATCACGCGGCGAGGCCGGTACGGTGGTGGCTTTACGAGCGCCGGCACCAGGCTTCCGATTTTCCGGCTCCGGAAGCGCGGTGCGACCGCTGGAAGCCACAGTGAGATTTTCGCGCGCCTTGACCTGAGCATTCAGCGACGCGATGCGCGTGCTGTTGTTCTCGATCGTCTTGAGTTCGTCTGCGGTGAGATCGCGGCTGGCATCGTCAGCCGCTTCGACGATCGCTTCGTTTTCGGTTTGGAGGTCGGCGGCTTCCTCCTTCATCGCAACAAGCTTTGCCTGGCGCGCATCGTTCGACACGATCGAGAGCAAAAACAGGCCCGCCGGGATTTCCGGAAAATCGGGCATCAGGTGAACAAGTCGTTTCATTAATTTCTCCCCAAAAGCGCCAAGGCCCTGGAACGATTTACCCGTAAAGCCGCCGGCACATGTGCATAATTGAAAACCGGGTCAACCGTAATTTTCGCACTCGCCGTCTTATTTTCCACTATGCTAGTCGCAAATCCTGCGTCAAGTGCTTCCTGACCTGTAAACCAGGTTTCTGCGTCCATCCATTTTTTAATTTTATCGGCATTATTGCCGGTTCTGGCGGTGTATGTGTCGGCAATTGTCCGATTTACAGTTCGCAGAAAATTCGCCGCAGCGTCGAAATCGTCCGCCGTTCCCGCCGCGATCATCCGCGCGTTGTGGATCATAAAAAAACCGCTCTCGGCAATCTCGATACTGTCCCCCGCCATGGCGATGAAGGATGCAGCGGACGCGGCGAGGCTATCCACATGCACGTCAACCCGCGCCTTATGTTGAACGAGCAAATTATAAATTGCCCGCGCGTCATGAACCGCACCACCTTCGCTATTAATGCGAAGATCGATTGCGTCCACGTCACCAAGCCCCTTCAATTCCTTGGCAAACGATTTCGCGGTAATGCCATCGCCGAACCAATCCATTCCGATAGTTCCATAAATGACGATTTCGCCGCGCTTATCTTTGGCATCAGTGACGATGCGCGCGGTAATTTTAGATTGTTCGTTGGCCCGTTCGGTCATCGAATAATTACCAGGATGACGCCGGCCGGTAAAATTTACCAGCTCGTCATATTCTTTAGGTGTGAGACGATTTTTCATCGTTATGCCCCTTGATCAATCGTGCCGCTTGCCGTTCTGAAATCGCAAACAGCTCCGCGATCTCTTTAAAATTCTTTCCGTCCGCGCGCAGCCTGGCCATGTGGTCGACCTGCACCGCGCGGACTTTGACGTCTTTCGACAGGTATCCCAGGCACAGCGGGTCGACGACGTCGCTAGATGGCGCGGGCGGCGCCGGCTCGACCGCGCGCGGGAACGGACACCCGACCTCTGACCGGTCGGACAACGTCATAACCAGGCGTTCACCGTCGGCACGAATAGCGACGATCTGTGCGGGGGATACACCGTCGCGGCCGTCTTTGGCATGACCGACAACGGTTCCGAGCGAAGTCATATCGCCGGCACGATTGACGCGGTTAAGCTTGCCCTCCTGGTCGATCATGAAGCCGGCCGGCATTTGGTCGAGCGCGATGGTCACACGGCGGAGCGCATCGCGCGATTGATCCTCAACGGCGCCGATCGCCGCGACGCCGGTCTTGACCGTTTCGTCAATCGTGCGGACTTCGCGCGCGAGCGCGGCCGCGCCACTGACAAAGCCGGCAATGGCTTCCTCGACCGCGCCGACGCGGACACCATCTTCGCCTTGCCGGCGCCTAACAGCGGCAAGCTCTGTGGTCGCCTCGGCGAGCAGGCCGCGCACATCGGCGAAGTCTTCTTCCAACGTGCTCCAGTCAGCCGCCCGCGCGGTCTGTACGGATGCAACCATCGTAACGAGATCGTCGACGTGTGCGGCAAGTTCCTGGCTTGCCAGCGCCATAGCGGGTGCCTCACCCACGATCACATTCACCGCGTTCGCGACCTCATCAAGCCGCGCGGTCAAAGCCGCGTCCTCGCCACTCGCGGTCGCTGCGTAGTCCTCGATCGCCAACGCGTTGGCCTGGACCTCACGCCGCACCGCCTCGACTGCGTCCGCCAGCTCGTCACCGAACACCCGCGCGCGAGCGGCCGCCGCGTCACTCGCTTCGACCTTGCCGGCGATCTGGTCGACCTGCGTCGTCAGCTTACCAAACGCCGCATCCATCAACGTGGCCATGCCGGCGACCTGGTCGGCGCGCTCGACCGCGTCCGCGACCTTCTGGACCGCTTCGGCCAATGCCGCGTCATGATCCTGCTCGTGAACCTCCAGCCCGGTGACGCGCTCGACCAGGGCACCCATAGCGGCCGCGCCGGTGTCGATCTTGGTGACGAGTTCGGAAACCGCCGCGGCGATTTCGATTACCGCGGTCGATGTCTCGACTCCGCGGTGTGCTTGCGCCTTCGTCGCGGTGTCCTGGATTTCGAAGGCGGCCGCAAGCCCGGCGATCTGTATGCCGAGATCCGCAATCCCCTTCGCGGCTGCTACGGTCAACCCACGGGCGTCGACGAGATCGCTTTTCAATCCTTGAATGTCAGCGGCTTGGCGCCCGATGATCCGCGCCATACGATCCGACATCATCGCAAACGCATCTTCCCAGCTCGCCGGAACGACCACCGCCGGCATAAGGACCGCGTCAGGATGAACCGGCGGAACGGCTAACTTTTTCGTCATCGATCAGCACCCGTAAAGCGAATTGACATATTCGAGCGTCGCGGCGCCGCTCGCCGCCATGTTCGCCCGCCGTGCAAGCTCACGCGCGGCCGCCTGGTCTTGCTCCGGCGTTGGGTCCTCGACCGGGTCCGCCGGATCTTCTTCCGGATCCTCAGCCGGCGCGGCCGGAACTGCCGCCGCCGACCCGTCGACCGCCGTAGGAACTTCCCCGATTTTATCCATGGTCGTGTATTGCGATTGCATAACCCGCTTTTCGCCGCCGTCTTCTTCGCTATTAAGCGGCATATCCTCAAGATCGAGAATATCGTTTGCACTGAAAATGCCGATCTCGCGCAATCCCCGATACCAATCGAGCCGCGTTTTTGTGTCGCCAGTCAGTAAACCCTTGAGATTGATCTTATTCGAATATCCGGCGCGGTTCTGGCCAAGCAATTTGAACTTGGCTTCATCCTCAAACCGGCGCGCCCATGGTCTTAGGCTGTCGGTGACAACCTCGATTGACTGATGTTCGATATTTGAGAACGTGGCATTCAAAAGTTTGTAAATTTTATGCGGGGGAACACCAAACCAACGGCAAACTTCGTCGATCAAGAATTGATTGGTTTCGATGAACTGACCTTTGTCCGGGTCGACGGTAAGCGGCTTATACTCCATATCGTTGTCAAGGAACGCGGTCTTGCCGGCATTTTTGGCGCCGCTGTAAACCTTCTGAAATTCCTTCTTCAACGCTGCCAGGCCGTCGGGCGTCAGCGGCTTTTTCATCGTCACGACGCCGGCCGGCGTCGCGCCCTCGCCAAAAAACCCGGCGCCGAACATTTGCACAGCCTTCGCCCAACCGAGCGACTCCGCCGCGTAGGCGATAACGTTCATTCCCACCACACCTTCACCCATGCCGCGAAGGTGAAACATGTTCATGAACTCGATCATCACGGGCGGCCGCCCGCCGCCATTGTCGACCGCGTAATAAATTTCATAGGACACCGGGTCGCGCATCACGCAAACACGGCATGGATGAATCGGGTGCATGCCGATCGGCCGCCCAAGCACATCGCGCTCGATCTCGCCGTAACCGTTGCCCCAACGCAGCACCCAATGCATGAGGGTTTCGCGGAATTGCAGCGATGAGTATTCTTTCGACGGCCGTTGCAAAACTGATTGTGCGGGAACCGACAGCGACACCGGCTTTTTGGTCGCGTCGTCGATCACGTTCCAGGGAAGCGCGGCAATCGATTGTGATAAAAATCGAATACATGCCCACACCGCCGAGATGGTCACAGCGT
Encoded proteins:
- a CDS encoding FkbM family methyltransferase, which gives rise to MKFVDYDRKMQKILAAPEPYQGDRLARALPFCRQRRHALDVGANIGLWTIQLVAVFEWITAFEPHPDSVIALRENVINRPSVKVSSVAIGNLNGIAYLDNLKHPFGSHISPADVRGEVEIDMRTLDDFKLTQVDFIKIDVEGFETFVVEGGEETIRRDRPVIVVEQKHESRYGLEQRATVTMLEKWGATVEWKIKHDFCMRWK
- a CDS encoding phage major capsid protein encodes the protein MKRLVHLMPDFPEIPAGLFLLSIVSNDARQAKLVAMKEEAADLQTENEAIVEAADDASRDLTADELKTIENNSTRIASLNAQVKARENLTVASSGRTALPEPENRKPGAGARKATTVPASPRDTRLDKTHGFASFGTFAQLVRKAQVDEGRAGDTAREQLNNAATTFGNEGTGADGGFVVPPDFRDQIWTKITGEESLLTRTEGFVTSSNSITIPADETAPWDTTNGIQAYWESEGGAKTPSKPLFEPKTSRLNKLICFVPVTDELLEDAPALEGWLRTKAPQKMVSKLNTAIIRGNGVGKPLGIMSASSLITISKEVSQNADSVVGANIAKMWARLYAPLRRNAVWLINQDIEPQLSFLSFPDSNSGFPVPLYVPVGGFSATPFSTLMGRPVVPVEAMSTLGDFGDIILADLSQYMTVTKGTDIKTDVSIHLYFDQDITAFRFVFRITGQPMWKNAVSPQFGNNTRSWAVAIEDRT
- a CDS encoding head maturation protease, ClpP-related — its product is MKNRLTPKEYDELVNFTGRRHPGNYSMTERANEQSKITARIVTDAKDKRGEIVIYGTIGMDWFGDGITAKSFAKELKGLGDVDAIDLRINSEGGAVHDARAIYNLLVQHKARVDVHVDSLAASAASFIAMAGDSIEIAESGFFMIHNARMIAAGTADDFDAAANFLRTVNRTIADTYTARTGNNADKIKKWMDAETWFTGQEALDAGFATSIVENKTASAKITVDPVFNYAHVPAALRVNRSRALALLGRN
- a CDS encoding phage portal protein; the encoded protein is MAVHQPQNQTLSLPDKDAQYSRIWYTGRTKAGIRITPDNAVTISAVWACIRFLSQSIAALPWNVIDDATKKPVSLSVPAQSVLQRPSKEYSSLQFRETLMHWVLRWGNGYGEIERDVLGRPIGMHPIHPCRVCVMRDPVSYEIYYAVDNGGGRPPVMIEFMNMFHLRGMGEGVVGMNVIAYAAESLGWAKAVQMFGAGFFGEGATPAGVVTMKKPLTPDGLAALKKEFQKVYSGAKNAGKTAFLDNDMEYKPLTVDPDKGQFIETNQFLIDEVCRWFGVPPHKIYKLLNATFSNIEHQSIEVVTDSLRPWARRFEDEAKFKLLGQNRAGYSNKINLKGLLTGDTKTRLDWYRGLREIGIFSANDILDLEDMPLNSEEDGGEKRVMQSQYTTMDKIGEVPTAVDGSAAAVPAAPAEDPEEDPADPVEDPTPEQDQAAARELARRANMAASGAATLEYVNSLYGC
- a CDS encoding class I SAM-dependent methyltransferase, which gives rise to MKLKRNYAKLYREHHATYEKHFSGKVSQAQIREIRKLVEWSKPDRLLDYGSGKGYQYLEKRIHDQWGGLLPYCYDPGVLQIGNKPDGTFGGVICTDVMEHIDPDDVDMILADIFGSLHQTGPVFAYFHISTRLAGKVFDNGENVHLTVQPSSWWDAKLNRFETRPDLIIRATYAD